In one Euwallacea fornicatus isolate EFF26 chromosome 33, ASM4011564v1, whole genome shotgun sequence genomic region, the following are encoded:
- the tipE gene encoding protein tipE isoform X2: MGEENDEETWQQKLLFYTTAFFVLLGTFSLFSFLFLVPFVIDPAFTTIFMEFDENPAFCITVKTQRLLGASNCSWTSCREGCTKDIYDCTQIFVTYKIVSNGTYWNSTLLPATMTTVETPFVGPEKPTLDDYDYEGEPGTGLQPNTSEWHYKEARFMPNVKGCGYPPMLNCSVWLKKYITVGSNFSCYYSKIDPGLVISDLDMWQVYMNLVYAMCIPIPSFILSVIYLAVAYFKIYTDDEEAAPLEKNAEDIDIEGENEINQTPVPPASGGITPASEAFREDLASFGHHFKVAMVDDMSRDSLVDGIVTSVSIGGSIVKTMTTSISTTGGPVADI; the protein is encoded by the exons ATGGGGGAGGAAAACGACGAGGAGACCTGGCAGCAAAAGTTACTCTTCTACACCACCGCGTTCTTCGTGTTGCTCGGAACATTCAGCCTGTTTTCCTTCCTGTTTCTTGTGCCTTTCGTCATAGACCCAGCCTTCACCACGATATTTATGGAATTCGATGAAAATCCGGCCTTCTGCATTACCGTAAAAACCCAGAGACTCTTAGGGGCATCTAATTGCAGCTGGACATCATGCAGGGAAGGCTGTACCAAAGACATCTACGACTGCACCCAAATTTTTGTCACGTATAAAATTGTTTCGAACGGTACTTACTGGAACAGTACTTTGCTGCCGGCCACTATGACTACGGTAGAAACTCCTTTTGTCGGACCAGAGAAACCAACATTAGACGATTACGATTATGAAGGGGAACCTGGCACAGGTCTGCAGCCCAATACCTCGGAATGGCATTACAAAGAAGCGAGATTTATGCCCAACGTCAAAGGCTGCGGTTATCCTCCTATGTTGAACTGTTCAGTGtggttgaaaaaatacataacgGTAGGATCAAATTTTTCCTGTTATTATAGCAAAATAGATCCAGGCTTAGTGATCAGCGACCTGGACATGTGGCAAGTATACATGAACCTCGTTTATGCCATGTGTATTCCAATCCCTTCATTCATACTTTCCGTCATATATCTGGCCGttgcttatttcaaaatttatactGACGACGAGGAGGCAGCTCCGTTGGAGAAAAATGCTGAAGACATCGATATTGAAG gtgaaaatgaaataaatcaaaCTCCGGTACCACCCGCGAGTGGCGGTATTACTCCTGCCAGCGAAGCGTTTCGAGAAGATCTGGCTAGTTTCGGGCACCATTTTAAGGTAGCTATGGTTGATGATATGAGCAGGGATAGTTTGGTGGATGGCATTGTTACGTCTGTATCAATTGGCGG GAGCATTGTAAAGACAATGACTACGAGTATCTCAACGACTGGAGGTCCTGTAGCCGacatttaa
- the tipE gene encoding protein tipE isoform X1, producing MGEENDEETWQQKLLFYTTAFFVLLGTFSLFSFLFLVPFVIDPAFTTIFMEFDENPAFCITVKTQRLLGASNCSWTSCREGCTKDIYDCTQIFVTYKIVSNGTYWNSTLLPATMTTVETPFVGPEKPTLDDYDYEGEPGTGLQPNTSEWHYKEARFMPNVKGCGYPPMLNCSVWLKKYITVGSNFSCYYSKIDPGLVISDLDMWQVYMNLVYAMCIPIPSFILSVIYLAVAYFKIYTDDEEAAPLEKNAEDIDIEGENEINQTPVPPASGGITPASEAFREDLASFGHHFKVAMVDDMSRDSLVDGIVTSVSIGGSVETRKTTMRSLESRETFKAFYDEVANIREKSKILSKEYADIFQLD from the exons ATGGGGGAGGAAAACGACGAGGAGACCTGGCAGCAAAAGTTACTCTTCTACACCACCGCGTTCTTCGTGTTGCTCGGAACATTCAGCCTGTTTTCCTTCCTGTTTCTTGTGCCTTTCGTCATAGACCCAGCCTTCACCACGATATTTATGGAATTCGATGAAAATCCGGCCTTCTGCATTACCGTAAAAACCCAGAGACTCTTAGGGGCATCTAATTGCAGCTGGACATCATGCAGGGAAGGCTGTACCAAAGACATCTACGACTGCACCCAAATTTTTGTCACGTATAAAATTGTTTCGAACGGTACTTACTGGAACAGTACTTTGCTGCCGGCCACTATGACTACGGTAGAAACTCCTTTTGTCGGACCAGAGAAACCAACATTAGACGATTACGATTATGAAGGGGAACCTGGCACAGGTCTGCAGCCCAATACCTCGGAATGGCATTACAAAGAAGCGAGATTTATGCCCAACGTCAAAGGCTGCGGTTATCCTCCTATGTTGAACTGTTCAGTGtggttgaaaaaatacataacgGTAGGATCAAATTTTTCCTGTTATTATAGCAAAATAGATCCAGGCTTAGTGATCAGCGACCTGGACATGTGGCAAGTATACATGAACCTCGTTTATGCCATGTGTATTCCAATCCCTTCATTCATACTTTCCGTCATATATCTGGCCGttgcttatttcaaaatttatactGACGACGAGGAGGCAGCTCCGTTGGAGAAAAATGCTGAAGACATCGATATTGAAG gtgaaaatgaaataaatcaaaCTCCGGTACCACCCGCGAGTGGCGGTATTACTCCTGCCAGCGAAGCGTTTCGAGAAGATCTGGCTAGTTTCGGGCACCATTTTAAGGTAGCTATGGTTGATGATATGAGCAGGGATAGTTTGGTGGATGGCATTGTTACGTCTGTATCAATTGGCGG TTCAGTTGAAACCCGTAAAACCACTATGCGAAGCCTCGAATCACGAGAAACCTTCAAAGCTTTCTACGATGAAGTCGCAAATATCCGAGAGAAGTCAAAAATTCTTTCTAAGGAATATGCAGACATTTTCCAATTGGACTGA
- the tipE gene encoding protein tipE isoform X3, whose amino-acid sequence MGEENDEETWQQKLLFYTTAFFVLLGTFSLFSFLFLVPFVIDPAFTTIFMEFDENPAFCITVKTQRLLGASNCSWTSCREGCTKDIYDCTQIFVTYKIVSNGTYWNSTLLPATMTTVETPFVGPEKPTLDDYDYEGEPGTGLQPNTSEWHYKEARFMPNVKGCGYPPMLNCSVWLKKYITVGSNFSCYYSKIDPGLVISDLDMWQVYMNLVYAMCIPIPSFILSVIYLAVAYFKIYTDDEEAAPLEKNAEDIDIEGENEINQTPVPPASGGITPASEAFREDLASFGHHFKEHCKDNDYEYLNDWRSCSRHLKRFR is encoded by the exons ATGGGGGAGGAAAACGACGAGGAGACCTGGCAGCAAAAGTTACTCTTCTACACCACCGCGTTCTTCGTGTTGCTCGGAACATTCAGCCTGTTTTCCTTCCTGTTTCTTGTGCCTTTCGTCATAGACCCAGCCTTCACCACGATATTTATGGAATTCGATGAAAATCCGGCCTTCTGCATTACCGTAAAAACCCAGAGACTCTTAGGGGCATCTAATTGCAGCTGGACATCATGCAGGGAAGGCTGTACCAAAGACATCTACGACTGCACCCAAATTTTTGTCACGTATAAAATTGTTTCGAACGGTACTTACTGGAACAGTACTTTGCTGCCGGCCACTATGACTACGGTAGAAACTCCTTTTGTCGGACCAGAGAAACCAACATTAGACGATTACGATTATGAAGGGGAACCTGGCACAGGTCTGCAGCCCAATACCTCGGAATGGCATTACAAAGAAGCGAGATTTATGCCCAACGTCAAAGGCTGCGGTTATCCTCCTATGTTGAACTGTTCAGTGtggttgaaaaaatacataacgGTAGGATCAAATTTTTCCTGTTATTATAGCAAAATAGATCCAGGCTTAGTGATCAGCGACCTGGACATGTGGCAAGTATACATGAACCTCGTTTATGCCATGTGTATTCCAATCCCTTCATTCATACTTTCCGTCATATATCTGGCCGttgcttatttcaaaatttatactGACGACGAGGAGGCAGCTCCGTTGGAGAAAAATGCTGAAGACATCGATATTGAAG gtgaaaatgaaataaatcaaaCTCCGGTACCACCCGCGAGTGGCGGTATTACTCCTGCCAGCGAAGCGTTTCGAGAAGATCTGGCTAGTTTCGGGCACCATTTTAAG GAGCATTGTAAAGACAATGACTACGAGTATCTCAACGACTGGAGGTCCTGTAGCCGacatttaaaacgttttcgataa